One stretch of Schlesneria sp. DSM 10557 DNA includes these proteins:
- the bcp gene encoding thioredoxin-dependent thiol peroxidase, which produces MAETTRPAVGDKAPPFDLPTFPKGRTKLSQFKGKQNVVLYFYPRDDTPGCTRQACGFRDEFAAFQSADTVILGVSTDPVDSHQKFADKFSLPFPLLSDEDHAVAEKYGAWVEKNMYGKKSMGIQRSTFLIDKTGTIVAVWARVKVDEHIPKVLAKIEALKSDEA; this is translated from the coding sequence ATGGCTGAGACCACCAGGCCTGCAGTAGGAGATAAAGCCCCCCCCTTTGATCTGCCCACATTCCCGAAAGGGCGGACAAAACTGAGTCAGTTCAAGGGAAAGCAGAATGTGGTGCTCTACTTTTATCCTCGCGACGACACCCCCGGTTGTACGCGGCAGGCGTGCGGATTTCGCGATGAATTCGCAGCGTTTCAATCTGCCGATACCGTGATCCTCGGGGTCAGTACTGATCCTGTCGATTCTCATCAAAAATTTGCTGACAAGTTTTCACTCCCATTTCCATTGCTCTCCGATGAAGACCACGCAGTCGCGGAAAAGTATGGTGCCTGGGTTGAAAAGAACATGTACGGCAAAAAATCGATGGGGATCCAGCGTTCAACATTTCTGATCGACAAGACCGGGACGATCGTCGCCGTCTGGGCCCGAGTTAAAGTCGATGAACACATCCCCAAGGTGCTTGCCAAAATCGAAGCGTTGAAATCAGACGAGGCCTAG
- a CDS encoding HisA/HisF-related TIM barrel protein, translated as MQVLPVLDILGGEVVRGVAGRRAEYRRIESRLSSSSDPVSIARRLRESFGFDRFYVADLDGIMQQKPHYDVYRHLCDERFKLLIDAGVCDFAGAQALARAGDVEIVLGLETTPSPQSVRQLAKSVPNITFSLDLLNGVPRFAGNVGGWSQRPQEIAAQVVEAGGRSLIVLDLADVGMSTGGSTDLLCRFIRREFPDVELISGGGVRSRSDLLRFRELGVDSVLVASALHDGRLDSTDLCGL; from the coding sequence ATGCAAGTACTTCCGGTATTGGACATCCTCGGCGGGGAAGTCGTTCGTGGCGTTGCTGGTCGGAGGGCGGAGTATCGCAGGATTGAAAGCCGACTCAGCAGCAGTTCTGATCCAGTGTCGATTGCGCGAAGGTTGCGAGAATCGTTCGGTTTCGACCGCTTTTATGTTGCCGATCTCGATGGGATCATGCAGCAGAAACCGCATTATGACGTATATCGCCATCTTTGTGACGAGCGGTTCAAGCTGCTGATCGACGCAGGTGTCTGCGACTTCGCAGGGGCCCAGGCCCTGGCGCGAGCAGGCGATGTGGAGATTGTTCTGGGGCTTGAGACGACACCCTCGCCCCAATCCGTGCGGCAACTCGCGAAGAGCGTGCCGAACATCACTTTCAGTCTCGACCTGCTCAATGGCGTCCCCCGTTTTGCGGGAAATGTTGGTGGCTGGAGTCAACGTCCTCAGGAGATCGCTGCCCAAGTGGTCGAAGCGGGGGGTCGATCCCTGATTGTGCTCGATCTGGCAGACGTAGGTATGTCAACCGGGGGATCGACGGACCTGCTTTGCCGGTTCATTCGTCGTGAGTTTCCCGACGTGGAACTGATCAGCGGTGGTGGGGTGCGCAGCCGATCAGACCTGTTGCGGTTTCGCGAACTGGGCGTCGATTCCGTCCTTGTCGCATCTGCACTGCATGACGGGCGGTTAGATTCGACGGACCTCTGTGGACTCTAG
- the glnT gene encoding type III glutamate--ammonia ligase — protein sequence MNLQQTANELGIRYFLVSFSDLVGTSRSKLIPASAISEVSEKGAPFAGFATWLDLTPADPDIYALPDPASLIQLPWKPEVGWLAADLMMEGKPLAQGPRNVLKKSIGRAAARGFEMRTGVECEFFLLSPDGKQIGDKLDDQRKPCYDQQALLRRYDVISEICDAIEKLGWEPYQNDHEDANGQFEINWKYSEALRTADQQTFFKFLVRSIAEQHGLRATFMPKPFSRLTGNGCHIHVSVWDKERKVNLFHDARNDLGLSPLAYEFLGGVLNSAEAISAIVNPTVNSYRRIHARGTSSGATWSPNTISYAGNNRTHMIRIPDGGRFELRLADGAANPYIMAAALLEAGMDGIDHRRHPGPPSESNAYLDRIPEGLRILPDNLLDSLRALERDTILTAGLGPEFVTGFLKLKHAEWRDFSSYVTQWELDNTLDC from the coding sequence ATGAACCTGCAGCAAACCGCAAACGAGCTGGGGATACGTTATTTCCTGGTGTCATTCTCCGACCTCGTCGGGACATCCCGGTCGAAGCTGATCCCGGCCAGCGCCATCTCAGAAGTCTCCGAGAAGGGAGCGCCTTTCGCCGGCTTCGCCACCTGGCTCGACCTGACTCCAGCCGACCCAGATATTTATGCCCTGCCTGACCCGGCAAGTCTGATTCAGCTTCCCTGGAAACCCGAAGTCGGATGGCTGGCGGCTGACTTGATGATGGAAGGGAAGCCACTTGCACAAGGCCCCCGCAATGTCCTCAAAAAGTCGATCGGCCGGGCTGCTGCCCGAGGGTTTGAAATGCGAACCGGGGTCGAATGCGAATTCTTCCTGCTCAGTCCCGACGGAAAGCAGATCGGTGACAAATTGGATGATCAGAGGAAGCCCTGCTACGACCAGCAGGCCTTGCTTCGTCGCTATGACGTCATCTCCGAAATCTGTGATGCGATTGAGAAGCTCGGCTGGGAGCCGTACCAGAACGATCATGAAGATGCCAACGGACAGTTCGAAATCAATTGGAAATACAGCGAAGCACTCCGCACGGCGGATCAACAGACCTTCTTTAAGTTTCTCGTCCGGTCGATTGCCGAACAGCATGGGCTGCGGGCGACGTTCATGCCCAAGCCCTTCTCTCGCCTGACCGGAAACGGCTGCCATATTCACGTTTCCGTCTGGGACAAAGAGCGGAAAGTCAACCTTTTCCACGACGCCCGTAACGATCTGGGACTGTCCCCCCTGGCCTATGAATTCCTGGGTGGGGTTCTCAACTCCGCCGAGGCGATTTCGGCCATCGTGAACCCCACCGTGAATTCGTATCGCCGCATCCATGCACGGGGAACCAGTTCCGGAGCCACCTGGTCCCCGAATACGATCAGCTACGCAGGGAATAACCGTACCCACATGATCCGTATTCCCGACGGCGGTCGATTCGAATTGCGGTTGGCGGACGGGGCAGCCAACCCCTACATCATGGCTGCGGCTCTGCTCGAAGCGGGGATGGATGGAATCGACCACCGCCGTCACCCGGGGCCTCCATCGGAATCAAACGCCTACCTCGATCGCATTCCCGAAGGACTGCGGATCCTTCCCGACAATCTGCTCGATTCGTTGCGAGCCCTGGAACGAGATACGATCCTGACCGCGGGACTGGGCCCGGAATTCGTGACCGGATTCCTCAAACTCAAGCATGCAGAGTGGAGGGATTTCTCCAGCTACGTGACTCAATGGGAGCTGGACAACACCCTCGACTGCTGA
- a CDS encoding alpha/beta fold hydrolase yields the protein MSAPASPPLAASNYQIFRLPDFTLKCGVVVPELQLAYKTYGNLNRDRSNVVLYPTSYGAQHMDIEWLIGGPDSILDSTRYFIVIPNMLGNGLSTSPSNSPFPPGHPFPFISHVDNVIAQRRMLAEVFGINRLAMAYGWSMGAQQALHWGALFPDSVERIAAVCTSARTSPHNQVFLEGLRATLTTDPNFVEGYFRTHPEKGLRAFGRVYAGWALSQAFYREHVYLSLGYTSLEDFLVRDWEASFLRRDANNLLSMLQTWLHSDISDNDVFQDDLDKALASITAKTFIIPGQTDLYFTPEDSLIEARKMPNAEFRPIPSIWGHRAGNPSKHLQDQLFLKAAVADLLNDS from the coding sequence TTGAGTGCCCCGGCCTCCCCTCCCCTGGCCGCTTCGAACTATCAGATCTTCCGGCTTCCCGACTTTACGCTCAAATGTGGAGTTGTCGTTCCAGAGCTTCAGCTGGCCTACAAGACCTACGGGAACCTCAACCGAGATCGCTCCAATGTCGTGCTCTACCCCACTTCGTACGGGGCACAGCATATGGACATCGAGTGGCTGATCGGGGGGCCTGACAGCATCCTTGATTCCACACGCTACTTCATCGTCATCCCGAACATGCTCGGAAATGGCTTGTCCACCTCCCCTTCCAACAGCCCTTTTCCCCCTGGACATCCATTTCCGTTCATTTCCCATGTTGACAATGTCATCGCACAGCGGCGAATGCTGGCAGAGGTGTTCGGCATCAACCGACTGGCAATGGCATACGGCTGGTCAATGGGAGCCCAGCAGGCACTTCACTGGGGCGCACTCTTTCCTGACTCGGTCGAGCGGATCGCGGCCGTCTGCACGTCAGCCAGAACCTCGCCCCACAATCAGGTCTTTCTGGAAGGCCTGCGGGCGACATTGACCACCGATCCCAACTTTGTGGAGGGATACTTCCGAACACATCCCGAAAAGGGCTTGCGAGCCTTTGGCCGCGTCTATGCTGGCTGGGCTCTCTCACAGGCTTTTTACCGCGAACACGTCTACCTGAGTCTCGGCTACACCTCGCTGGAAGACTTTCTGGTCCGGGATTGGGAAGCGAGCTTCCTGCGTCGCGACGCCAATAATCTGCTGTCCATGCTGCAGACATGGTTGCATTCTGACATCAGTGATAATGACGTCTTCCAGGACGACCTGGACAAGGCCCTGGCATCGATCACCGCGAAAACGTTCATCATCCCGGGCCAGACGGATCTTTACTTCACTCCCGAAGACAGCCTGATTGAGGCCAGAAAGATGCCCAACGCGGAATTCCGCCCGATCCCTTCGATCTGGGGCCATCGCGCCGGAAATCCATCGAAGCATCTGCAAGATCAGTTGTTCCTGAAAGCCGCAGTCGCGGACTTATTAAACGATTCCTGA
- a CDS encoding fatty acid desaturase — MASDAASSLDSIDMGTSALPGRGALEIATVRALSQRSDLQGFLRFGTHLAIIIGAGLLVWRAMPHWYLMIPAMLLQGFALVTMFAPMHECVHKTAFATPIYNEIFGWIAGLLSYYNFTYYRYYHTWHHRYTQDANRDPELMSPKPQTVIQYLLEISGIPFWLYRPLMFARLVTGQTSSYPFVPENARRKISLSAGLQSAVYVAGIISVVLGYPYALYCFFLPTFLAQPLLRAILIAEHTGCSDDENGLTNTRTTLASFPVRLLMWNMPYHTEHHLYPSIPFFQLPKAHGELKQKLAHLAPNYVAANRSVVRSLGTEKREEAS, encoded by the coding sequence ATGGCTTCTGATGCGGCTTCAAGCCTTGACTCAATCGACATGGGTACCTCGGCACTACCTGGCCGCGGAGCCCTCGAAATTGCCACCGTGCGAGCCCTCAGCCAAAGATCTGATCTGCAGGGGTTTCTGCGATTCGGAACCCATCTCGCCATCATCATTGGTGCGGGCTTGCTGGTCTGGCGGGCTATGCCCCACTGGTATCTGATGATTCCCGCGATGCTGCTGCAGGGATTTGCATTGGTCACGATGTTCGCTCCCATGCATGAGTGTGTTCACAAGACTGCTTTTGCGACCCCGATCTACAACGAAATCTTCGGCTGGATCGCCGGCTTACTCAGTTACTATAACTTCACCTACTACCGCTACTATCACACTTGGCATCATCGCTACACACAGGATGCGAATCGCGATCCCGAGCTGATGTCTCCTAAACCACAAACGGTAATCCAATACCTGCTGGAAATCAGCGGCATCCCCTTCTGGCTCTACCGCCCTCTGATGTTCGCCCGACTTGTGACCGGTCAAACCAGCAGCTACCCCTTCGTCCCCGAGAATGCCCGTCGCAAAATCTCCCTTTCCGCCGGGCTGCAATCGGCGGTGTACGTGGCGGGAATCATCTCCGTCGTATTGGGTTACCCTTACGCGCTGTACTGTTTCTTCCTGCCCACGTTCCTCGCTCAGCCATTGCTGCGAGCCATTCTGATTGCAGAGCACACTGGCTGTAGTGATGACGAAAATGGACTGACGAATACCCGCACGACACTGGCGAGCTTTCCGGTACGGCTGCTGATGTGGAATATGCCCTACCACACAGAACATCACCTCTATCCTTCGATCCCCTTTTTTCAGTTGCCTAAGGCCCACGGAGAACTCAAACAGAAGCTGGCACACCTGGCCCCGAATTACGTCGCCGCCAATCGTTCGGTCGTCCGCTCCCTCGGCACTGAAAAGCGGGAGGAAGCCTCTTGA
- a CDS encoding RNA polymerase sigma factor translates to MLAICLRQLRHREDAEDVAQQTMVRAIRHLHHWDQLRSLDPWVLTIAVNRCRTHLSQRKVRPRSFDPAIDSPSREQRLGTADLSEELHLALRKLRDEYRTCFILFYQQELSIAEVAEAMNCPEGTVKTWLHRARRELGQLLIERGVVTKDGYELHRI, encoded by the coding sequence GTGCTGGCCATTTGTCTTCGGCAACTCAGGCATCGCGAGGACGCGGAAGACGTCGCGCAGCAGACAATGGTGCGTGCGATCAGGCATCTTCATCACTGGGATCAACTACGGTCTCTGGATCCCTGGGTGCTGACGATCGCCGTCAATCGCTGTCGAACGCATCTTTCACAGCGAAAAGTACGTCCCCGCAGTTTCGATCCTGCGATTGACTCTCCTTCGCGCGAACAGCGTCTGGGGACGGCGGATTTGTCCGAAGAACTGCACCTGGCACTCAGAAAATTACGTGACGAATATCGAACGTGCTTCATTCTGTTCTATCAGCAGGAACTGAGTATCGCTGAAGTTGCGGAAGCCATGAATTGTCCCGAAGGGACAGTCAAAACGTGGCTGCACCGGGCTCGTCGAGAACTCGGACAACTGCTGATCGAACGCGGCGTCGTGACAAAGGACGGATATGAACTGCACCGAATTTAA
- the rsfS gene encoding ribosome silencing factor has product MQRSLEDACHIAKLCEEYRGKDTVVLDLTGVTPIMDFFVITTGTSTRQMHALSDEVRVQMKARGHKPPATEGYEQSSWILQDWGDIVLHSFLPEARELYDLEGLWADSKRVDWRAVVAAAPR; this is encoded by the coding sequence TTGCAGCGCAGTCTGGAAGATGCCTGCCACATAGCCAAACTGTGCGAAGAGTATCGCGGTAAGGATACGGTGGTACTCGACTTGACCGGTGTCACACCGATCATGGACTTCTTCGTGATCACGACCGGAACCAGTACGCGCCAGATGCATGCACTCAGTGACGAAGTCCGGGTGCAGATGAAAGCTCGTGGACACAAACCACCCGCAACCGAAGGATACGAGCAGAGTTCCTGGATTCTGCAGGACTGGGGCGACATCGTGTTGCACTCATTTCTGCCAGAAGCGCGCGAGCTTTACGACTTGGAAGGACTTTGGGCCGACTCGAAGCGGGTTGACTGGCGAGCCGTCGTCGCGGCAGCTCCTCGTTAA
- a CDS encoding NAD(P)-dependent oxidoreductase, which yields MTAAAPFRIGLTRDFLKPDGTIGFGDIGLSLLDDAPNIHWEFLAEHRPVLGPEQIAGLNGLLALSPKITAETLKGARELSIIARFGVGYDNVDVSACTDAGVMLTITPDGVRRPVAVSAMTLLLALSHKLLIKDRLTRSGQWHDKLNHMGQGVSGRTLGVIGVGNIGREIFHLAAPFEMRHLGFDPYLNGPVEGVELVSLDTLLRESDYVVVCCALTPETKHLLNASRLRLMKPNAYLINVARGPIVEQTALVQALTGGQIAGAGLDVFDVEPIAPDDPLLALDNVILSPHAICWTDECFRNMGRSACQSLIDVASGRTPAHIVNRDVLTSIELVRKLEQHHCAAANSSRSS from the coding sequence ATGACGGCTGCTGCACCCTTCCGGATCGGATTGACTCGCGATTTTCTCAAACCCGATGGGACAATTGGCTTCGGCGATATTGGACTGTCACTGCTGGATGACGCACCGAACATCCACTGGGAATTCCTTGCCGAACATCGACCGGTTCTCGGTCCGGAGCAGATCGCTGGCCTGAACGGATTGCTGGCCCTTTCACCAAAAATCACGGCTGAGACTCTTAAGGGGGCCCGGGAGCTCAGCATCATCGCCCGGTTCGGGGTTGGCTATGACAACGTCGATGTGTCTGCCTGTACTGACGCAGGCGTCATGTTGACGATCACACCGGATGGCGTAAGGCGACCCGTCGCGGTTTCAGCGATGACCCTGCTACTGGCACTGTCTCACAAGCTGCTGATTAAAGATCGACTGACCCGTAGCGGACAGTGGCACGACAAACTCAACCACATGGGGCAGGGTGTCAGTGGAAGGACGCTGGGGGTCATTGGTGTCGGGAACATCGGCCGTGAGATTTTCCACCTCGCCGCGCCGTTCGAAATGCGTCACCTGGGTTTTGATCCCTACCTCAATGGGCCGGTTGAAGGTGTGGAACTGGTGTCGCTGGATACGCTGCTGCGAGAGTCGGACTACGTGGTTGTCTGCTGTGCTTTGACTCCGGAAACGAAGCACCTGCTCAATGCAAGCCGACTTCGGTTGATGAAGCCCAATGCCTATCTCATCAATGTGGCGCGAGGACCCATCGTCGAGCAGACAGCACTGGTGCAGGCACTGACAGGTGGTCAAATCGCGGGAGCGGGACTCGACGTGTTTGATGTGGAACCCATCGCGCCAGACGACCCGCTGCTCGCACTCGATAACGTTATTCTTTCACCACATGCCATCTGCTGGACTGACGAGTGCTTCCGGAATATGGGACGCAGTGCCTGTCAGAGTTTGATCGACGTGGCCAGCGGACGAACTCCAGCGCACATCGTCAACCGCGACGTCCTGACGAGCATTGAGCTGGTCCGAAAGCTGGAACAACATCACTGCGCAGCGGCAAATTCGAGCCGGTCCTCTTAG
- a CDS encoding RND family transporter, whose amino-acid sequence MPRRGFDLLVEFLIHRHRFLVGIAFLLTVLAIRPASRLAFDQSIESLYAAKNVRLQDYSEGKRWFGGDEFVFVAYSDPDLFSDDAQTRLEELANRLEQVPGVVEGSVQSLDRTLAMERLPFLKHRREELLDFSRGILLGDDNQTTAVAVRLLEPSQSPVTRDESLAQIQKIANEQPLPTYVVGEPVLVHDMFRYAQEDGEWMGWAASVLLILVILFFLRSLRSIILPFVIVQCAILWTKAVLFQSGMQLSMVSSILGSLVTIVGVSTVVYMSLYYRKMREQADRVNAFRQTLHVIGMDIFWVCLTTAVGFGAQLSSRLHPVRSFGLTMVIGSLFVLVAMILVLPAGFLMGAEGGTLRKPRGDRQMNQSLEGLAKWVLLHPYHVWITCAILMAWGVMGLFRLKIETDFSKNFRATSPVVRGLDFIETRLGGTGAWEVNFPAPDSLNDEHLEKVARLAQSLREIPGEDGPALTKVLAVTDGLELIPTIPLLAGTTEAKANHLNRVQPEFIPSLYNAEAGRMRIMLRAYERQSSEAKQQLIERVKTLAQTEFPEAKVTGLFVLLTFLIESLLADQWTDIMLGGSCLIAVMSVAYRSLWMGFVSLVPNIIPIVLLLGGMGWLGFPVNIGTAMISSDTMGLTIHDSIFYLSAFLRARRSGLDFPTSLHHVQSEVRQPLLYSNIALIVGFLVLATSHFVPLIYFGVIVSVAIAGGLAVNLLLLPLLLQLGERFEKTAPEADAPSPASSL is encoded by the coding sequence ATGCCGCGTCGAGGATTTGACCTGCTGGTGGAATTTCTGATCCACCGACATCGGTTCCTGGTGGGCATCGCATTTCTACTGACAGTGCTCGCCATTCGCCCGGCGAGTCGGCTGGCATTCGACCAGTCCATCGAGTCGCTCTATGCGGCGAAGAACGTCCGTTTGCAGGACTATTCTGAAGGGAAACGCTGGTTCGGAGGGGACGAATTTGTCTTCGTCGCTTACAGTGATCCGGATCTGTTCTCAGATGACGCACAGACCCGCTTGGAGGAATTGGCGAACCGACTTGAACAGGTTCCCGGTGTTGTGGAAGGGAGCGTTCAAAGTCTCGATCGCACTCTCGCGATGGAACGGCTTCCGTTCCTGAAGCACAGGCGTGAAGAACTGCTTGACTTCAGCCGGGGAATATTGCTCGGAGATGACAATCAGACGACTGCGGTCGCGGTCAGATTACTAGAACCGAGCCAATCTCCCGTAACCCGGGATGAGTCCCTCGCTCAGATTCAGAAAATTGCGAATGAACAGCCCCTGCCGACGTACGTCGTTGGTGAACCGGTTCTGGTTCATGACATGTTCCGCTATGCCCAGGAAGATGGAGAGTGGATGGGTTGGGCCGCGTCTGTATTGCTCATCCTCGTAATTCTGTTTTTCCTTCGCAGCCTTCGGTCAATTATCCTGCCTTTCGTTATCGTGCAGTGTGCCATCCTGTGGACGAAAGCCGTGCTGTTCCAGAGCGGTATGCAGTTGAGCATGGTCAGCTCGATCCTGGGGTCTCTCGTCACCATTGTCGGCGTCTCGACCGTTGTTTACATGTCGCTTTACTATCGGAAAATGCGCGAGCAGGCGGATCGAGTGAACGCGTTTCGGCAGACGCTCCACGTCATTGGAATGGACATTTTCTGGGTTTGTCTGACGACGGCCGTGGGCTTCGGCGCCCAATTATCCAGTCGGCTGCACCCGGTCCGTTCGTTTGGCCTGACAATGGTGATTGGTTCGTTGTTCGTGCTGGTGGCAATGATCCTTGTTCTGCCCGCTGGTTTTCTGATGGGGGCCGAGGGAGGAACGCTCCGCAAACCTCGTGGCGATCGTCAGATGAACCAATCTCTTGAGGGGCTTGCCAAATGGGTTCTGCTGCATCCCTATCATGTCTGGATCACATGCGCAATTCTCATGGCGTGGGGCGTGATGGGACTGTTCCGGCTGAAGATCGAAACCGACTTCAGCAAGAATTTTCGAGCGACAAGTCCCGTGGTTCGTGGCCTGGATTTTATTGAGACACGGTTAGGAGGAACCGGTGCCTGGGAAGTCAATTTTCCCGCACCTGATTCCCTGAACGATGAGCACCTTGAAAAGGTCGCTCGACTGGCACAGTCGCTACGTGAAATCCCGGGAGAGGACGGTCCGGCTCTGACTAAAGTTCTGGCGGTGACGGATGGTCTGGAGTTAATTCCCACGATTCCCTTGCTCGCTGGAACGACCGAGGCGAAAGCCAATCACCTGAACCGAGTACAACCGGAATTTATTCCCAGTTTGTACAACGCCGAAGCAGGGCGAATGCGGATCATGCTGCGTGCGTACGAACGTCAATCATCGGAAGCAAAGCAACAACTGATCGAACGAGTCAAAACGCTCGCGCAGACGGAATTTCCTGAGGCGAAAGTGACCGGACTGTTCGTGCTGCTGACGTTTCTGATTGAAAGTCTGCTGGCAGATCAATGGACCGATATCATGCTGGGGGGATCCTGCCTGATTGCCGTGATGTCGGTGGCCTATCGCAGTCTCTGGATGGGCTTTGTTTCCCTTGTCCCCAACATCATTCCAATTGTGCTCCTGTTGGGGGGGATGGGATGGCTCGGGTTCCCAGTGAATATCGGAACGGCAATGATTTCCAGCGATACGATGGGACTGACGATCCATGACAGCATTTTCTACCTCTCCGCATTTCTGCGTGCCCGTCGGTCGGGACTTGATTTTCCGACGTCACTCCATCACGTTCAATCCGAAGTGCGCCAACCGCTCCTCTATTCGAACATCGCATTGATTGTTGGCTTCCTCGTTCTGGCAACGTCTCACTTTGTCCCTCTGATTTACTTTGGTGTGATTGTCAGTGTTGCCATTGCAGGAGGGCTTGCCGTCAATCTGCTCCTGTTGCCACTCTTACTGCAGTTGGGAGAGCGCTTCGAGAAGACAGCTCCTGAGGCAGATGCGCCGAGTCCCGCTTCCAGTTTGTAA
- a CDS encoding PQQ-binding-like beta-propeller repeat protein, with the protein MDNSLATRVAVAIVLTIQAGLIADDWPHWRGPYRNGHLNEKSGWNGQTWLADKPDWTLGVGEGASSPLVVGPSVFALGWAEGNDTLRCLDAATGKTVWSVARPAPQWGRFHDGDEGMYSGACSTPEYDSETKFIYTLGVDGDLICRDTRNSGKTVWEINLYETYHVKKRPRLTRAPQRDYGYTSSPLVHGDWLLVEVGADSGCLKAFDKRTGQLIWSSECVDPAGHNGGPVLITVESVPCVGLFTVNGLVVIRLDEGHEGKTVGTYPWITDFANNVASLAVYEDNLLITSQYNHKSICRLKVTLSGIEKVWEADYSSKVCTPIIHKGFVYFTWQRLRCLDWETGEQKWEGGSFSDPGSCIVTRDDRLIVYGFNGRLALVETAVRSPEEYVELSVQERLFRTEAWPHVVMSGGRIFCRDRLGNLACFRVVD; encoded by the coding sequence GTGGATAACAGCCTGGCGACACGAGTGGCGGTAGCGATCGTTCTGACAATTCAGGCGGGGCTGATCGCCGACGACTGGCCACATTGGCGCGGTCCCTATCGGAATGGGCATCTCAATGAGAAGTCAGGATGGAACGGTCAGACCTGGCTTGCCGACAAGCCTGACTGGACCCTGGGAGTCGGGGAGGGAGCCAGTTCGCCGCTGGTGGTCGGTCCGTCTGTTTTCGCGCTGGGCTGGGCCGAAGGGAACGACACGCTGCGATGTCTGGACGCCGCCACTGGAAAAACGGTCTGGTCTGTCGCACGCCCTGCCCCGCAATGGGGGCGTTTTCACGACGGTGATGAGGGAATGTATTCGGGGGCCTGTTCCACTCCCGAATATGATTCGGAGACAAAGTTTATTTATACGTTGGGAGTTGACGGAGATCTGATCTGCCGTGACACCCGAAACAGTGGAAAAACGGTGTGGGAGATTAACCTCTACGAGACTTACCACGTCAAGAAAAGGCCTCGGCTGACGCGTGCTCCTCAGCGCGACTACGGTTATACATCAAGCCCGCTCGTGCATGGTGACTGGTTGCTGGTCGAAGTCGGTGCCGACTCGGGATGCCTCAAAGCCTTCGACAAGCGAACCGGACAGCTCATCTGGTCCTCGGAGTGCGTCGACCCCGCTGGGCACAACGGCGGGCCGGTGCTGATCACTGTCGAATCCGTTCCTTGCGTGGGGCTGTTCACCGTCAATGGACTGGTCGTCATCCGCCTGGACGAGGGGCACGAAGGAAAAACTGTCGGAACTTATCCCTGGATTACTGACTTCGCGAATAACGTCGCTTCACTGGCGGTCTACGAAGATAATTTGCTGATTACCTCGCAGTACAATCACAAGTCGATCTGTCGATTGAAGGTTACCCTCAGCGGGATCGAAAAAGTCTGGGAAGCGGACTATTCCTCAAAAGTTTGCACCCCAATTATTCACAAGGGCTTTGTCTACTTTACGTGGCAACGTCTGCGATGCCTGGACTGGGAGACGGGCGAGCAGAAATGGGAAGGGGGGAGCTTCAGTGATCCCGGTTCCTGTATTGTCACCCGTGATGACCGCCTGATTGTCTATGGTTTCAACGGCAGGCTGGCTCTCGTCGAAACGGCGGTTCGATCGCCTGAAGAGTATGTCGAACTTTCGGTTCAGGAGCGACTTTTCCGAACTGAGGCCTGGCCCCACGTTGTCATGTCCGGCGGCCGCATCTTTTGCCGTGACCGCCTCGGAAATCTCGCCTGTTTCCGCGTCGTCGATTGA